The following coding sequences are from one Pseudonocardia sp. EC080619-01 window:
- a CDS encoding alpha/beta hydrolase: protein MHLPTAVNRFATRALIAPLLAPTLPVPVRRRGLDLVGASVPLPRGTRRARGELGGVPTEVVAPSVPFGPHRVLYLHGGGYLVGSAASHRPLLTGLAHATGTPVHAPEYRLAPEHPFPAGLDDALAAWHALRAAGHPAERIAVAGDSAGGGLTMALLLRLRADGEDLPGSVGLVSPWLDLGCTADAMTRNAASDAMLDPSWLPSAAADYAPGGVVAPELRPLDADLSGLPPLHVVAGSDEILVDDADTLVERARAAGGTVDYQRVEGMWHAFPTLAGLLAEADDVLGHLGAALRADCGVR from the coding sequence ATGCACCTGCCGACGGCGGTCAACCGCTTCGCCACGCGCGCGCTCATCGCGCCACTGCTCGCACCGACACTACCCGTACCGGTCCGGCGCCGTGGCCTCGACCTCGTCGGCGCGTCGGTACCGCTCCCCCGCGGCACCCGGCGGGCCCGCGGCGAGCTCGGTGGCGTCCCCACCGAGGTGGTCGCGCCGTCCGTGCCGTTCGGACCGCACCGTGTGCTCTACCTGCACGGCGGCGGTTACCTGGTCGGGTCCGCCGCCTCGCACCGGCCACTGCTCACAGGGCTCGCACACGCGACCGGGACGCCCGTGCACGCGCCCGAGTACCGCCTGGCACCGGAGCACCCGTTCCCGGCCGGCCTGGACGACGCACTGGCCGCCTGGCACGCCCTGCGCGCGGCCGGACACCCTGCAGAACGCATCGCGGTCGCCGGTGATTCCGCAGGCGGTGGCCTGACCATGGCGCTGCTGCTGCGGCTCCGCGCCGACGGGGAGGACCTGCCCGGCTCGGTCGGGCTCGTCTCCCCCTGGCTCGATCTCGGCTGCACCGCGGACGCGATGACGCGCAACGCCGCGTCCGACGCGATGCTGGACCCGTCGTGGCTGCCGTCCGCCGCCGCCGACTACGCCCCGGGCGGCGTCGTGGCACCCGAGCTCCGCCCGCTCGACGCCGACCTCTCCGGGCTGCCGCCGCTGCACGTCGTCGCCGGATCGGACGAGATCCTCGTCGACGACGCCGACACCCTCGTCGAGCGGGCCCGTGCCGCCGGCGGCACCGTGGACTACCAGCGCGTCGAGGGCATGTGGCACGCCTTCCCGACGCTGGCCGGGCTGCTCGCCGAGGCCGACGACGTCCTGGGTCACCTGGGGGCGGCACTGCGGGCGGACTGCGGCGTGCGCTGA
- the rpsQ gene encoding 30S ribosomal protein S17 has translation MSDDVRSPADDATAASKPQSAHVKPEGQRGERKVREGLVVSDKMDKTVVVSLEDRVKHPRYSKVIRRTSKVKAHDEGNTAGIGDRVRLMETRPLSATKRWRLVEILEKAK, from the coding sequence GTGAGCGACGACGTGCGCTCGCCGGCCGACGACGCGACCGCGGCGAGCAAGCCGCAGTCCGCGCACGTCAAGCCGGAGGGGCAGCGCGGCGAGCGCAAGGTCCGCGAGGGCCTGGTCGTGTCCGACAAGATGGACAAGACCGTGGTCGTCTCGCTGGAGGACCGGGTCAAGCACCCGCGTTACAGCAAGGTCATCCGCCGGACCAGCAAGGTCAAGGCGCACGACGAGGGCAACACGGCCGGCATCGGTGACCGTGTCCGCCTCATGGAGACCCGTCCGCTGTCGGCGACCAAGCGCTGGCGGCTGGTGGAGATCCTCGAGAAGGCCAAGTAG
- the rplV gene encoding 50S ribosomal protein L22 → MADTAETTGAVLEPTRARAVARFVRSSPMKTRRVVDLVRGLPVSEALAILRFSPQSAAEPVAKVVASAAANAENNLDLDPDTLVVAVAMVDEGPTLKRIRPRAQGRAYRIRKRTSHITIEVESVPAKAGRRGAKGRAR, encoded by the coding sequence ATGGCAGACACTGCCGAGACCACCGGCGCCGTGCTCGAGCCGACTCGTGCGCGTGCCGTGGCACGGTTCGTCCGTAGCTCGCCGATGAAGACCCGCCGCGTCGTGGACCTGGTCCGCGGCCTGCCGGTGTCCGAGGCGCTCGCGATCCTGCGGTTCTCGCCGCAGTCGGCTGCGGAGCCCGTGGCGAAGGTCGTGGCCAGCGCCGCGGCCAACGCGGAGAACAACCTGGACCTGGACCCGGACACCCTCGTGGTGGCCGTGGCGATGGTCGACGAGGGCCCGACGCTGAAGCGCATCCGTCCGCGTGCCCAGGGGCGCGCCTACCGGATCCGCAAGCGGACGAGCCACATCACCATCGAGGTCGAGTCGGTCCCCGCGAAGGCCGGCCGTCGTGGTGCGAAGGGGAGGGCCCGCTGA
- the rplB gene encoding 50S ribosomal protein L2, translated as MAIRKYKPTTSGRRGSSVSDFAEITRDHPEKSLLRPLHNKGGRNAHGRITTRHQGGGHKRAYRLIDFRRNDKDGIPAKVAHIEYDPNRTSRIALLHYADGEKRYIIAPARLKQGDPIENGPRADIKVGNNLPLRNIPTGTVVHAIELRPGGGAKIARSAGAGVQLVAKDGPYAQLRMPSGEIRNVDVRCRATVGEVGNSEHANINWGKAGRMRWKGKRPTVRGVVMNPVDHPHGGGEGKTSGGRHPVNPAGTPEGRTRRNKPSDKLIVRRRRTGKKR; from the coding sequence ATGGCCATTCGTAAGTACAAGCCGACGACCTCCGGTCGCCGCGGCTCCAGTGTCTCGGACTTCGCCGAGATCACCCGGGACCACCCGGAGAAGTCGCTGCTGCGTCCGCTGCACAACAAGGGCGGCCGCAACGCCCACGGCCGGATCACCACCCGGCACCAGGGTGGCGGCCACAAGCGGGCCTACCGCCTGATCGACTTCCGTCGCAACGACAAGGACGGGATCCCGGCGAAGGTCGCTCACATCGAGTACGACCCGAACCGCACCTCGCGGATCGCGCTGCTGCACTACGCGGACGGGGAGAAGCGCTACATCATCGCCCCGGCCCGCCTGAAGCAGGGCGACCCGATCGAGAACGGCCCCCGGGCCGACATCAAGGTGGGCAACAACCTGCCGCTGCGCAACATCCCGACGGGCACCGTGGTGCACGCGATCGAGCTCCGCCCCGGTGGCGGCGCGAAGATCGCGCGCTCGGCCGGTGCCGGCGTCCAGCTGGTCGCCAAGGACGGGCCCTACGCGCAGCTGCGGATGCCCTCCGGCGAGATCCGCAACGTCGACGTGCGCTGCCGCGCGACCGTCGGCGAGGTCGGCAACTCGGAGCACGCCAACATCAACTGGGGCAAGGCCGGCCGCATGCGGTGGAAGGGCAAGCGCCCGACCGTCCGTGGTGTCGTCATGAACCCGGTGGACCACCCGCACGGTGGTGGTGAGGGCAAGACCTCCGGTGGCCGGCACCCGGTCAACCCGGCCGGTACCCCCGAGGGCCGCACCCGTCGCAACAAGCCCTCCGACAAGTTGATCGTCCGCCGGCGCCGTACCGGCAAGAAGCGCTGA
- the rpsC gene encoding 30S ribosomal protein S3, which yields MGQKINPHGFRLGITTDWKSRWYADKQYSEYVKEDVEIRKMLSKGMERAGISKVEIERTRDRVRVDIHTARPGIVIGRRGAEADRIRGNLEKLTKKQVQLNILEVKASESDAQLVAQGVAEQLSNRVAFRRAMRKAIQSAMRSPQVKGIRVQCSGRLGGAEMSRSEFYREGRVPLHTLRADIDYGLFEARTSFGRIGVKVWIYKGDVVGGRREGAPAAEAPGRGPRRERPARRRSGASGTTATSTEAGRAAQSGGQGGASTATAEEPASGENQSNGGES from the coding sequence ATGGGGCAGAAGATCAACCCGCACGGCTTCCGCCTGGGCATCACCACGGACTGGAAGTCGCGCTGGTACGCGGACAAGCAGTACTCGGAGTACGTGAAGGAGGACGTCGAGATCCGCAAGATGCTCTCCAAGGGCATGGAGCGGGCCGGCATCTCCAAGGTCGAGATCGAGCGGACCCGGGACCGCGTGCGGGTGGACATCCACACCGCCCGTCCGGGCATCGTGATCGGCCGCCGCGGCGCCGAGGCCGACCGCATCCGGGGCAACCTGGAGAAGCTGACCAAGAAGCAGGTCCAGCTGAACATCCTCGAGGTCAAGGCCTCGGAGTCCGACGCACAGCTCGTCGCGCAGGGCGTGGCGGAGCAGCTGTCGAACCGTGTCGCCTTCCGGCGTGCGATGCGCAAGGCCATCCAGTCGGCCATGCGCAGCCCGCAGGTCAAGGGCATCCGGGTCCAGTGCTCCGGCCGGCTCGGCGGCGCCGAGATGTCGCGGTCGGAGTTCTACCGCGAGGGTCGGGTCCCGCTGCACACGCTGCGCGCGGACATCGACTACGGCCTGTTCGAGGCCCGGACCTCCTTCGGCCGGATCGGCGTGAAGGTCTGGATCTACAAGGGTGACGTCGTCGGTGGCCGCCGTGAGGGCGCGCCCGCCGCCGAGGCGCCGGGGCGCGGTCCGCGCCGCGAGCGTCCGGCCCGTCGTCGCTCGGGTGCCTCGGGCACGACCGCGACCAGCACCGAGGCCGGGCGTGCCGCGCAGAGCGGCGGCCAGGGCGGCGCCTCCACGGCGACCGCCGAGGAGCCGGCCTCCGGTGAGAACCAGAGCAACGGTGGGGAGAGCTGA
- the rplC gene encoding 50S ribosomal protein L3 — translation MTAVNKKTAATKQARNITGVLGTKLGMTQVFDDNNRVVPVTVVQVGPNVVTQVRSEESDGYTAVQLAYGAIDPRKVNKPETGHFAKAGVTPRRHLLELRTADAADYTPGQEITAEAFAEIAEVDVVGVTKGKGFAGVMKRHGFAGLGASHGTQRKHRSPGSIGGCATPGRVFKGVRMAGRMGSERQTTQNLKVHRVDAERGLLLIKGAVPGARGGLVVVKTPAKGDGK, via the coding sequence ATGACTGCAGTGAACAAGAAGACGGCCGCCACGAAGCAGGCCAGGAACATCACCGGGGTCCTGGGCACCAAGCTCGGGATGACCCAGGTGTTCGACGACAACAACCGCGTCGTGCCGGTCACGGTGGTCCAGGTCGGGCCGAACGTCGTGACCCAGGTGCGCTCGGAGGAGTCCGACGGCTACACCGCCGTCCAGCTGGCCTACGGGGCCATCGACCCGCGCAAGGTGAACAAGCCGGAGACCGGCCACTTCGCCAAGGCCGGCGTCACCCCCCGTCGCCACCTCCTCGAGCTCCGCACCGCCGACGCGGCCGACTACACGCCGGGACAGGAGATCACCGCGGAGGCCTTCGCGGAGATCGCCGAGGTCGACGTGGTCGGAGTGACCAAGGGCAAGGGCTTCGCCGGTGTCATGAAGCGGCACGGCTTCGCCGGCCTGGGCGCCTCGCACGGCACCCAGCGCAAGCACCGCTCGCCGGGCTCGATCGGCGGCTGCGCCACCCCGGGCCGCGTGTTCAAGGGCGTGCGGATGGCCGGCCGGATGGGCTCCGAGCGCCAGACCACGCAGAACCTCAAGGTTCACCGCGTGGACGCCGAGCGCGGCCTGCTGCTCATCAAGGGCGCGGTCCCCGGTGCCCGTGGTGGCCTCGTCGTGGTGAAGACCCCCGCGAAGGGTGATGGCAAGTGA
- the rplD gene encoding 50S ribosomal protein L4 — protein sequence MSTVQIKTPEGAAGGSVELPDHVFDVTANIALMHQVVTAQLNAARQGSHDTKTRGEVRGGGKKPYRQKGTGRARQGSVRAPQFAGGGTVHGPTPRDYSQRTPKKMKAAALRGALSDRARAGRVHVVSALVEGDTPSTKAARKTLEVLLPEAGASRVLVVVERTAETALLSLRNLPQVHMIAPDQLNTHDVLVNDVVVFTQTALDDFLSGPIATPKAASRRAAAEEGEK from the coding sequence GTGAGCACCGTTCAGATCAAGACGCCGGAGGGCGCCGCAGGTGGCAGCGTCGAGCTGCCCGACCACGTCTTCGACGTGACGGCGAACATCGCCCTCATGCACCAGGTCGTGACCGCGCAGCTGAACGCGGCGCGCCAGGGCTCGCACGACACCAAGACCCGCGGCGAGGTCCGCGGTGGTGGTAAGAAGCCGTACCGGCAGAAGGGCACCGGCCGCGCCCGTCAGGGTTCGGTCCGCGCGCCGCAGTTCGCCGGTGGTGGCACCGTGCACGGCCCGACGCCGCGGGACTACTCGCAGCGGACCCCGAAGAAGATGAAGGCCGCCGCCCTGCGCGGTGCCCTCTCGGACCGGGCCCGCGCCGGCCGCGTCCACGTCGTGTCCGCTCTGGTCGAGGGTGACACCCCGTCGACCAAGGCCGCCCGCAAGACCCTCGAGGTCCTGCTGCCGGAGGCCGGTGCGAGCCGCGTGCTCGTCGTCGTCGAGCGGACGGCGGAGACCGCGCTGCTGAGCCTGCGCAACCTGCCGCAGGTCCACATGATCGCGCCGGACCAGCTGAACACCCACGACGTGCTCGTCAACGACGTCGTCGTGTTCACGCAGACGGCGCTGGACGATTTCCTGTCCGGCCCCATCGCCACGCCGAAGGCCGCGAGCCGCCGGGCTGCCGCTGAGGAGGGCGAGAAGTGA
- the rpmC gene encoding 50S ribosomal protein L29: protein MASAGNTKAAELRELSDEELVVRVREAKEELFNLRFQMATGQLDNNRRLRAVRHDIARVYTVMRERELGLSAAPIESEGAA, encoded by the coding sequence ATGGCGAGCGCTGGCAACACCAAGGCGGCCGAGCTGCGCGAGCTCTCCGACGAGGAGCTGGTCGTGCGCGTCCGGGAGGCCAAGGAGGAGCTGTTCAACCTCCGCTTCCAGATGGCCACCGGGCAGCTGGACAACAACCGGCGGCTGCGGGCCGTCCGCCACGACATCGCGCGGGTCTACACCGTCATGCGCGAGCGTGAGCTGGGCCTTTCCGCTGCGCCGATCGAGAGTGAGGGCGCAGCATGA
- the rplP gene encoding 50S ribosomal protein L16, with protein MLIPRKVKHRKQHRPKRKGMASGGTAVTFGDWGIQALEPAYVTNRQIESARIAINRHIRRGGKIWINVFPDIPMTKKPAEVRMGSGKGSPEKWVTNVKPGRVLFEMTFPNKETAHEALRRAIHKLPMKCRIVSREGGDI; from the coding sequence ATGCTGATCCCACGCAAGGTCAAGCACCGCAAGCAGCACCGGCCCAAGCGCAAGGGCATGGCCAGCGGCGGTACCGCGGTCACCTTCGGTGACTGGGGCATCCAGGCGCTGGAGCCGGCCTACGTGACGAACCGGCAGATCGAGTCCGCACGTATCGCCATCAACCGGCACATCCGGCGTGGCGGGAAGATCTGGATCAACGTCTTCCCGGACATCCCGATGACCAAGAAGCCCGCCGAGGTCCGCATGGGCTCCGGTAAGGGTTCGCCGGAGAAGTGGGTCACGAACGTGAAGCCCGGCCGGGTGCTGTTCGAGATGACCTTCCCGAACAAGGAGACGGCCCACGAGGCACTTCGCCGGGCCATCCACAAGCTGCCCATGAAGTGCCGGATCGTGTCCCGTGAGGGTGGTGACATCTGA
- the rpsJ gene encoding 30S ribosomal protein S10 codes for MAGQKIRIRLKAYDHEAIDASARKIVETVTRTGARVVGPVPLPTEKNVYCVIRSPHKYKDSREHFEMRTHKRLIDILDPTPKTVDALMRIDLPASVDVNIQ; via the coding sequence ATGGCGGGACAGAAGATCCGCATCAGGCTCAAGGCCTATGACCACGAGGCAATCGACGCGTCTGCTCGCAAGATCGTGGAGACCGTGACGCGCACCGGTGCCCGGGTCGTCGGCCCCGTGCCGCTGCCTACCGAGAAGAACGTGTACTGCGTCATCCGCTCGCCGCACAAGTACAAGGACTCGCGCGAGCACTTCGAGATGCGCACGCACAAGCGGCTGATCGACATTCTCGACCCGACGCCGAAGACGGTCGACGCGCTCATGCGCATCGACCTCCCGGCGAGCGTCGACGTCAACATCCAGTAG
- the tuf gene encoding elongation factor Tu gives MAKAKFERTKPHVNIGTIGHIDHGKTTLTAAITKVLHDKYPNLNEASAFDMIDKAPEERQRGITISIAHVEYQTEKRHYAHVDCPGHADYVKNMITGAAQMDGAILVVAATDGPMPQTREHVLLARQVGVPYIVVALNKADMVDDEEIMELVEMEVRELLSDQDYPGDDLPIVRVSALKALEGDEQWANAIVELMDAVDEAIPEPERDIEKPFLMPVEDVFTITGRGTVVTGRVERGIVKVNETVDIVGIRPNKTPTTVTGVEMFRKILDEGRAGENVGLLLRGIKREDVERGQVVVKPGSITPHTEFEGQVYILGKDEGGRHTPFFNNYRPQFYFRTTDVTGVVTLPQGTEMVMPGDNTTMSVQLIQPIAMEEGLQFAIREGGRTVGAGQVTKINA, from the coding sequence GTGGCGAAGGCGAAGTTCGAGCGGACCAAGCCGCACGTCAACATCGGCACCATCGGTCACATCGACCACGGCAAGACCACGCTGACGGCGGCCATCACCAAGGTTCTGCACGACAAGTACCCGAACCTCAACGAGGCTTCGGCGTTCGACATGATCGACAAGGCGCCGGAAGAGCGCCAGCGCGGTATCACGATCTCCATCGCGCACGTCGAGTACCAGACCGAGAAGCGGCACTACGCGCACGTCGACTGCCCCGGGCACGCCGACTACGTGAAGAACATGATCACCGGTGCCGCCCAGATGGACGGCGCGATCCTGGTGGTCGCCGCGACCGACGGCCCGATGCCCCAGACCCGCGAGCACGTGCTGCTCGCGCGTCAGGTCGGCGTGCCGTACATCGTCGTCGCCCTGAACAAGGCGGACATGGTCGACGACGAGGAGATCATGGAGCTCGTCGAGATGGAGGTCCGTGAGCTCCTCTCGGACCAGGACTACCCGGGAGACGACCTCCCGATCGTCCGCGTCTCGGCGCTCAAGGCCCTCGAGGGCGACGAGCAGTGGGCCAACGCGATCGTCGAGCTGATGGACGCCGTCGACGAGGCGATCCCGGAGCCCGAGCGCGACATCGAGAAGCCGTTCCTCATGCCGGTCGAGGACGTCTTCACGATCACCGGTCGCGGCACGGTCGTCACCGGCCGTGTCGAGCGGGGCATCGTGAAGGTCAACGAGACCGTCGACATCGTCGGGATCCGCCCGAACAAGACCCCGACCACCGTCACCGGTGTCGAGATGTTCCGGAAGATCCTCGACGAGGGGCGTGCCGGCGAGAACGTCGGCCTGCTGCTCCGCGGCATCAAGCGCGAGGACGTCGAGCGCGGCCAGGTCGTCGTGAAGCCGGGTTCGATCACCCCGCACACCGAGTTCGAGGGCCAGGTCTACATCCTGGGCAAGGACGAGGGCGGCCGTCACACCCCGTTCTTCAACAACTACCGTCCGCAGTTCTACTTCCGGACGACCGACGTGACCGGTGTGGTGACCCTCCCGCAGGGCACCGAGATGGTCATGCCGGGTGACAACACCACCATGAGCGTTCAGCTGATCCAGCCGATCGCCATGGAGGAGGGCCTGCAGTTCGCCATCCGTGAGGGTGGTCGTACCGTGGGCGCCGGTCAGGTCACCAAGATCAACGCGTGA
- the rpsS gene encoding 30S ribosomal protein S19: MPRSLKKGPFVDDHLLKKVDALNESGKKTVIRTWSRRSTVIPDMIGHTIAVHDGRKHVPVFVSDSMVGHKLGEFAPTRTFRGHIKDDRKARRR, translated from the coding sequence ATGCCGCGCAGCCTGAAGAAGGGCCCCTTCGTGGACGACCACCTGCTCAAGAAGGTGGACGCCCTCAACGAGTCCGGCAAGAAGACCGTCATCCGCACGTGGTCCCGACGGTCCACCGTCATCCCGGACATGATCGGTCACACGATCGCCGTGCACGACGGCCGCAAGCACGTCCCGGTGTTCGTGTCCGACTCGATGGTCGGGCACAAGCTGGGGGAGTTCGCCCCCACGCGGACCTTCCGGGGTCACATCAAGGACGACCGCAAGGCACGTCGGCGCTAG
- the rplW gene encoding 50S ribosomal protein L23: protein MITDPRDVLLAPVVSEKSYGLLDERQYTFVVAPDANKTQIKIAVEKVFGVKVTSVNTLNRPGKRKRSRTGYGKRKDTKRAIVTLSEESKAIDVFGGQAS from the coding sequence GTGATCACGGACCCGCGGGACGTGTTGCTCGCGCCGGTCGTCTCGGAGAAGAGCTACGGGCTGCTCGACGAGCGCCAGTACACCTTCGTCGTGGCACCCGACGCGAACAAGACCCAGATCAAGATCGCCGTGGAGAAGGTGTTCGGGGTCAAGGTGACCAGCGTGAACACGCTGAACCGCCCGGGCAAGCGCAAGCGCTCCCGCACCGGCTACGGCAAGCGCAAGGACACCAAGCGCGCGATCGTCACGCTCTCCGAGGAGAGCAAGGCGATCGACGTGTTCGGTGGCCAGGCGAGCTGA
- the rpsG gene encoding 30S ribosomal protein S7: MPRKGPAPKRPLVSDPVYGSPLVTQLVNKILKDGKRSLAERIVYAALEGTRDKTGTDPVVTLKRALDNVKPALEVRSRRVGGATYQVPVEVRAVRQTTLGLRWIVTYSGQRREKTMVERLMNELLDASNGLGASVKRREDMHKMAESNRAFAHYRW, encoded by the coding sequence ATGCCCCGCAAGGGCCCCGCCCCGAAGCGTCCGCTGGTCTCGGACCCGGTCTACGGCTCCCCGCTGGTCACCCAGCTGGTGAACAAGATCCTGAAGGACGGCAAGCGTTCGCTGGCCGAGCGCATCGTCTACGCCGCCCTCGAGGGCACCCGTGACAAGACCGGCACCGACCCGGTCGTCACGCTGAAGCGCGCGCTCGACAACGTGAAGCCGGCCCTCGAGGTCCGCAGCCGCCGTGTCGGTGGCGCGACCTACCAGGTCCCGGTCGAGGTCCGTGCCGTCCGGCAGACCACCCTGGGCCTGCGCTGGATCGTCACCTACTCCGGTCAGCGCCGTGAGAAGACCATGGTCGAGCGCCTCATGAACGAGCTGCTCGACGCGAGCAACGGCCTCGGTGCCAGCGTCAAGCGGCGCGAGGACATGCACAAGATGGCGGAGTCGAACCGCGCCTTCGCCCACTACCGCTGGTGA
- the fusA gene encoding elongation factor G, with protein sequence MAHIDAGKTTTTERILYYTGINYKLGEVHDGAATMDWMEEEQKRGITITSAATTCFWNDHQINIIDTPGHVDFTVEVERSLRVLDGAVAVFDGKEGVEPQSEQVWRQATKYDVPRICFVNKMDKLGADFYFTVQTIKDRLNATPLPLQLPIGSESDFIGVVDLVEMRALTWRGEPKKGEDYAIEEIPAELKERAEEYRTALIEAVAETDDALMEAYFGGEEISVAQIKTGIRKLVTDRAAYPVLCGSAFKNKGVQPMLDAVIDYLPSPYDVPPVEGFLTDGETPASRKPSKDEPFSALAFKIAAHPFFGKLTYVRVYSGRVASGAQIINSTKDRKERIGKLFQMHSNKENPVDEAVAGHIYAVIGLKDTTTGDTLCDSQNPIVLESMTFPDPVIQVAVEPKSKADQEKLSTAIQKLAEEDPTFQVSLDDETGQTIIAGMGELHLEVLVNRMKSDFKVEANIGKPQVAYRETIRQPVTKYEYTHKKQTGGSGQFARVIINLEPLTGGDGALYEFENKVTGGRIPREYIPSVDAGVQDAMQYGIQAGYPVVGVKCTLLDGQYHEVDSSEMAFKVAGSMVFKEAARKASPAILEPMMAVEVTTPEDYMGDVIGDLNSRRGQVQAMEERAGARVVKALVPLSEMFGYVGDLRSRTQGRANYTMVFDSYAEVPANVAKEIIAKATGE encoded by the coding sequence ATGGCCCACATCGACGCCGGTAAGACCACCACGACCGAGCGGATCCTGTACTACACCGGGATCAACTACAAGCTCGGTGAGGTGCACGACGGCGCCGCCACCATGGACTGGATGGAGGAGGAGCAGAAGCGCGGCATCACGATCACGTCGGCCGCGACGACCTGCTTCTGGAACGACCACCAGATCAACATCATCGACACCCCCGGGCACGTCGACTTCACCGTCGAGGTGGAGCGGTCCCTGCGGGTGCTCGACGGCGCGGTGGCGGTCTTCGACGGCAAGGAGGGGGTCGAGCCGCAGTCCGAGCAGGTCTGGCGGCAGGCCACCAAGTACGACGTCCCCCGCATCTGCTTCGTCAACAAGATGGACAAGCTGGGCGCGGACTTCTACTTCACCGTCCAGACGATCAAGGACCGGCTGAACGCGACGCCGCTGCCCCTGCAGCTGCCGATCGGGTCGGAGTCGGACTTCATCGGTGTCGTCGACCTGGTCGAGATGCGGGCGCTGACCTGGCGTGGCGAGCCCAAGAAGGGCGAGGACTACGCCATCGAGGAGATCCCGGCCGAGCTCAAGGAGCGGGCCGAGGAGTACCGGACCGCGCTCATCGAGGCCGTCGCCGAGACCGACGACGCCCTGATGGAGGCCTACTTCGGCGGCGAGGAGATCTCGGTCGCGCAGATCAAGACCGGTATCCGGAAGCTGGTCACCGACCGCGCCGCCTACCCGGTCCTGTGCGGGTCCGCCTTCAAGAACAAGGGTGTCCAGCCGATGCTGGACGCGGTGATCGACTACCTGCCGTCGCCGTACGACGTGCCGCCGGTCGAGGGCTTCCTCACCGACGGTGAGACCCCGGCGAGCCGCAAGCCGTCGAAGGACGAGCCGTTCTCGGCGCTGGCCTTCAAGATCGCCGCCCACCCGTTCTTCGGCAAGCTGACCTACGTCCGGGTCTACTCGGGCCGGGTCGCGTCGGGCGCGCAGATCATCAACTCGACGAAGGACCGCAAGGAGCGCATCGGGAAGCTCTTCCAGATGCACTCCAACAAGGAGAACCCGGTCGACGAGGCCGTCGCCGGGCACATCTACGCGGTCATCGGTCTGAAGGACACGACCACCGGCGACACGCTCTGCGACTCGCAGAACCCGATCGTCCTCGAGTCGATGACCTTCCCGGACCCGGTCATCCAGGTGGCCGTCGAGCCGAAGTCGAAGGCCGACCAGGAGAAGCTCTCCACGGCGATCCAGAAGCTCGCCGAGGAGGACCCGACGTTCCAGGTCTCCCTGGACGACGAGACCGGCCAGACCATCATCGCCGGCATGGGCGAGCTCCACCTCGAGGTGCTCGTCAACCGGATGAAGTCCGACTTCAAGGTCGAGGCCAACATCGGCAAGCCGCAGGTCGCCTACCGGGAGACCATCCGGCAGCCGGTCACGAAGTACGAGTACACGCACAAGAAGCAGACCGGTGGCTCGGGGCAGTTCGCCCGCGTCATCATCAACCTGGAGCCGCTCACCGGCGGCGACGGTGCGCTGTACGAGTTCGAGAACAAGGTCACCGGTGGCCGCATCCCGCGGGAGTACATCCCGTCGGTGGACGCCGGTGTCCAGGACGCCATGCAGTACGGCATCCAGGCCGGCTACCCCGTGGTCGGCGTGAAGTGCACCCTGCTGGACGGGCAGTACCACGAGGTCGACTCCTCGGAGATGGCCTTCAAGGTCGCCGGTTCGATGGTGTTCAAGGAGGCGGCCCGCAAGGCGAGCCCCGCCATCCTCGAGCCGATGATGGCCGTCGAGGTCACCACCCCCGAGGACTACATGGGTGACGTCATCGGCGACCTGAACTCCCGTCGTGGCCAGGTCCAGGCCATGGAGGAGCGGGCCGGCGCCCGCGTCGTCAAGGCGCTCGTGCCGCTGTCCGAGATGTTCGGCTACGTCGGTGACCTCCGGTCGCGGACCCAGGGCCGGGCGAACTACACGATGGTCTTCGACTCGTACGCCGAGGTTCCGGCGAACGTGGCCAAGGAGATCATCGCGAAGGCGACGGGCGAGTAA
- the rpsL gene encoding 30S ribosomal protein S12 has protein sequence MPTIQQLVRKGREDKVAKTKTAALKGSPQRRGVCTRVYTTTPKKPNSALRKVARVRLSSGIEVTAYIPGEGHNLQEHSIVLVRGGRVKDLPGVRYKVIRGSLDTQGVKNRKQSRSRYGAKKEKS, from the coding sequence ATGCCCACGATCCAGCAGCTGGTCCGCAAGGGCCGCGAGGACAAGGTCGCGAAGACCAAGACCGCCGCGCTCAAGGGGAGCCCCCAGCGCCGCGGGGTCTGCACCCGCGTGTACACCACCACCCCGAAGAAGCCGAACTCCGCGCTTCGCAAGGTCGCCCGTGTGCGGCTCTCGAGCGGCATCGAGGTCACCGCCTACATCCCCGGTGAGGGTCACAACCTGCAGGAGCACTCCATCGTGCTGGTGCGCGGTGGCCGAGTGAAGGACCTGCCGGGCGTGCGCTACAAGGTGATCCGCGGCTCGCTGGACACCCAGGGCGTCAAGAACCGCAAGCAGTCCCGCAGCCGGTACGGCGCGAAGAAGGAGAAGAGCTGA